One Rhinolophus sinicus isolate RSC01 linkage group LG06, ASM3656204v1, whole genome shotgun sequence DNA window includes the following coding sequences:
- the PHLDB1 gene encoding pleckstrin homology-like domain family B member 1 isoform X26 — protein MLCLGQSTFLRFNHPAEAKWMKSMIPAGGRAPGPPYSPGPAESESLVNGNHTPQPIARGPSACASHSSLVSSIEKDLQEIMDSLVLEEPGVAGKKPATTCPLVPMANGGRYLLSPPTSPGAMSVGSSYENTSPAFSPLSSPASSGSCASHSPSGQEPAPSMPPLVPARSSSYHLALQPPHSRPSGARFSESPRPGRKGCQERPPSPGLRGLLTDSPAATVLAEACRTTESPRLGGQLPLVAISLSECSASSAHSQPTSIPGSPKFQPPVPAPRNKIGTLQDRPPSPFRELPGTERVLTTSPSRQLVGRTFSDGSATHTLQPPESPYLGRRGLESMRELPPLSPALSRRALSPMPSRNTPDPKLTREVAESPRPRRWAAHGISPEDFSLTLGVRGRRTRSPSPTLGESLAPRKSNFSGRLSPAYSLGSLTGASPRQSPRAQRKLSSGDLVTRERKNSITEISDNEDDLLEYHRRQRQERLREQEMERLERQRLETILNLCAEYSRADGGPEAGELPSIGEATAALALAGRRPSRGLSGATGASGRSNEDPGGASQRLWESVERSDEENLKEECSSTESTQQEHEDAPSSKLQGEVLALEEERAQVLGRVEQLKVRVKELDQQLQESAREAEMERALLQGEKEAERALLQKEQKAADQLQEKLVTLETGIQKERDKEAEDLETETKLFEDLEFQQLERESRLEEERELAGQGLLRSKAELLRSVAKRKERLAVLDSQAGQIRAQAVQESERLARDKNASLQLLQKEKEKLTMLERRYISLTGGRPFPKTTSTLKEVYRSKMDGEATSPLPRTRSGPLPSSSGSSSSSSQLSVATLGRSPSPKSALLTQNGTGSLPRNLAATLQDIETKRQLALQQKGQQVIEEQRRRLAELKQKAAAEAQCQWDALHGAGPFPAGPSGFPPLMHHSILHHLPAGRERGEDSEHAYDTLSLESSDSMETSISTGGNSACSPDNMSSASGLDVGKIEEMEKMLKEAHVEKSRLMESREREIELRRQALEEERKRREQVERRLQSESARRQQLVEKEVKMREKQFSQARPLTRYLPIRKEDFDLKTHIESSGHGVDTCLHVVLSSKVCRGYLVKMGGKIKSWKKRWFVFDRLKRTLSYYVDKHETKLKGIIYFQAIEEVYYDHLRSAAKSPNPALTFCVKTHDRLYYMVAPSAEAMRIWMDVIVTGAEGYTQFMN, from the exons ATGTTGTGCCTGGGTCAGTCCACCTTCCTCCGCTTTAACCACCCAGCTGAAGCCAAGTGGATGAAAAGCATGATTCCTGCGGGGGGCCGGGCCCCGGGGCCCCCCTACAGTCCTGGCCCAG CAGAATCAGAAAGCCTGGTGAATGGGAACCACACTCCACAGCCTATAGCCCGAGGACCCTCGGCCTGTGCCAGCCACAGTTCCCTGGTGAGCTCTATTGAGAAGGACCTGCAGGAAATCATGGATTCACTGGTGCTAGAGGAACCTGGAGTTGCTGGAAAGAAGCCTGCCACAACTTGCCCACTGGTGCCAATGGCTAACGGTGGTCGCTACCTGCTGTCCCCCCCAACCAGCCCTGGTGCCATGTCTGTGGGCTCCAGCTATGAGAACACCTCTCCAGCCTTCTCTCCACTTTCCTCACCAGCCAGCAGTGGAAGCTGTGCCAGCCACTCACCCAGTGGGCAGGAGCCAGCGCCTTCCATGCCCCCACTGGTGCCTGCCCGTTCCTCCAGCTACCATCTGGCTCTGCAGCCCCCACACTCCCGACCTAGTGGTGCCCGCTTTTCTGAGAGCCCGCGGCCGGGCAGGAAGGGGTGTCAAGAAAGgcctcccagccctggcctccGGGGTCTGCTGACAGACAGCCCTGCAGCTACTGTCTTGGCGGAGGCGTGCAGAACCACTGAGAGCCCCCGGCTAGGTGGGCAGCTGCCTCTGGTGGCTATCAGCCTGAGTGAATGCTCAGCTTCCAGTGCCCACAGCCAACCCACCAGCATTCCTGGCAGCCCCAAGTTCCAGCCTCCAGTCCCTGCTCCCCGAAACAAGATTGGCACACTTCAGGACCGCCCTCCCAGCCCTTTCCGTGAGCTGCCAGGCACTGAGCGGGTGTTGACAACCAGCCCCTCACGCCAGCTGGTGGGCCGAACATTTTCAGATGGGTCAGCCACCCACACCCTGCAGCCTCCTGAGAGTCCCTACCTGGGCCGGCGGGGCCTGGAGAGTATGCGAGAACTCCCTCCCTTGAGCCCGGCTTTATCCAGAAGGGCTCTTTCCCCCATGCCCTCCCGGAATACCCCAGATCCCAAACTAACCAGGGAAGTGGCAGAGAGTCCCCGACCCCGGCGCTGGGCAGCCCATGGGATTTCACCAGAAGACTTCTCCCTGACATTGGGGGTGCGGGGCCGTAGGACACGGAGCCCTTCACCCACACTCGGCGAGTCCCTCGCACCCCGCAAGAGCAACTTCAGTGGCAGGCTGAGCCCAGCCTATAGTCTGGGTTCTTTGACTGGGGCTTCACCCCGCCAGAGCCCCCGTGCCCAGAGGAAGCTCTCCAGTGGGGACTTAGTCACTCGAGAGCGGAAAAATAGCATCACAGAGATCAGTGACAATGAGGACGACCTCCTGGAGTACCACCGGCGGCAGCGCCAGGAGCGGCTTCGGGAGCAGGAGATGGAGAGGCTG GAACGCCAGCGCCTGGAGACCATCCTGAACCTGTGTGCTGAGTACAGCCGGGCTGACGGGGGACCTGAGGCTGGGGAGCTGCCTAGCATTGGGGAGGCCACGGCAGCACTGGCACTGGCAGGCCGCAGACCCTCACGAGGCCTTTCAGGGGCCACTGGGGCCTCTGGGCGGAGCAACGAGGATCCTGGAGGTGCCAGCCAACGTCTGTGGGAGAGTGTGGAACGCTCAGATGAGGAAAATCTTAAGGAGGAGTGCAGTAGCACTGAGAGCACCCAGCAggag CATGAAGATGCACCCAGCTCGAAGCTCCAGGGAGAGGTGCTGGCCCTCGAAGAGGAGCGGGCTCAGGTGCTAGGGAGAGTGGAGCAGCTCAAGGTCCGCGTGAAGGAGCTGGACCAGCAGCTGCAGGAGTCGGCCCGAGAG GCTGAAATGGAGCGGGCGCTGCTGCAGGGCGAGAAGGAGGCAGAACGGGCACTGCTGCAGAAAGAGCAGAAGGCAGCAGACCAGCTGCAGGAGAAGCTGGTGACCTTGGAGACGGGCATCCAAAAGGAGAGGGACAAG GAGGCAGAGGATCTGGAAACCGAGACAAAGCTCTTTGAGGACTTGGAGTTCCAGCAGCTGGAGCGGGAGAGCCGCCTGGAGGAGGAGCGGGAGCTGGCCGGGCAGGGGCTGCTCCGCAGCAAGGCTGAGCTGCTGCGCAGCGTCGCTAAGCGGAAG GAGCGCCTGGCAGTCCTGGATAGTCAGGCTGGGCAGATCCGGGCTCAGGCTGTGCAAGAATCTGAGCGCTTGGCCCGGGACAAGAACGCTtccctgcagctgctgcagaAG gagaaggagaaattgacAATGTTGGAAAGAAGATACATCTCACTCACTGGGGGCAGGCCTTTTCCGAAGACCACATCGACCCTCAAAGAG GTTTACCGCTCCAAGATGGATGGTGAGGCCACCAGTCCCCTGCCCCGCACCCGCAGTGgccccctcccttcttcctctggttcttcttcctcctcctcccagctcagCGTGGCTACCTTGGGCCGTAGCCCCTCCCCAAAG AGTGCTCTGCTCACCCAGAATGGTACAGGCAGCCTTCCTCGCAACCTGGCAGCCACGTTGCAGGACATTGAGACCAAGCGCCAACTGGCCCTGCAGCAGAAGG GGCAGCAGGTGATTGAGGAGCAGCGGCGGCGACTGGCTGAGCTGAAGCAGAAAGCAGCAGCCGAGGCCCAGTGCCAGTGGGACGCCCTGCATGGGGCGGGCCCCTTCCCAGCAGGTCCCTCGGGCTTCCCACCCCTCATGCACCACTCCATCCTGCATCACCTGCCAGCTGGGCGGGAGCGTGGAGAGGACAGCGAGCACGCCTATGATACACTGAGCCTGGAGAGCTCTGACAGCATGGAGACCAGCATCTCCACAGGAGGCAACTCTGCCTGCTCTCCCGACAACATGTCCAG TGCAAGTGGCCTAGACGTGGGGAAGATCGAGGAGATGGAAAAGATGCTGAAAGAAGCTCATGTGGAGAAGAGCCGGCTCATGGAGTCAAGG GAGCGGGAGATAGAGCTACGGCGGCAGgccctggaggaggagaggaagaggagggagcaaGTGGAACGGAGGCTGCAGAGTGAGAGTGCTAGGAGGCAGCAGCTGGTGGAGAAGGAAGTCAAGATGCGAGAGAAACAGTTTTCTCAG GCACGACCTCTGACCCGTTACCTGCCAATCCGGAAGGAGGACTTTGACTTGAAGACCCACATCGAGTCGTCAGGCCATGGCGTCGACACCTGCCTGCACGTGGTGCTCAGCAGCAAG GTCTGCCGTGGCTACTTGGTCAAGATGGGCGGCAAGATTAAATCATGGAAGAAGCGCTGGTTTGTCTTCGACCGGCTCAAGCGCACCCTTTCCTATTATGTGG ACAAGCATGAGACGAAATTGAAGGGGATCATCTATTTCCAGGCCATTGAGGAGGTATACTATGACCACCTTCGTAGTGCAGCCAAG AGCCCGAACCCAGCCCTCACTTTCTGTGTGAAGACCCATGACCGGCTGTACTACATGGTGGCCCCATCTGCAGAGGCCATGCGCATCTGGATGGATGTCATTGTAACAGGGGCTGAGGGCTACACTCAGTTCATGAACTGA
- the PHLDB1 gene encoding pleckstrin homology-like domain family B member 1 isoform X17: MDTLNRNQVGSGCKTQAMVQKGPLDLIETGKGLKVQTDKPHLVSLGSGRLSTAITLLPLEEGRTVIGSAAKDISLQGPGLAPEHCYIENLRGTLTLYPCGNACAIDGLPVRQPTRLTQGCMLCLGQSTFLRFNHPAEAKWMKSMIPAGGRAPGPPYSPGPESESLVNGNHTPQPIARGPSACASHSSLVSSIEKDLQEIMDSLVLEEPGVAGKKPATTCPLVPMANGGRYLLSPPTSPGAMSVGSSYENTSPAFSPLSSPASSGSCASHSPSGQEPAPSMPPLVPARSSSYHLALQPPHSRPSGARFSESPRPGRKGCQERPPSPGLRGLLTDSPAATVLAEACRTTESPRLGGQLPLVAISLSECSASSAHSQPTSIPGSPKFQPPVPAPRNKIGTLQDRPPSPFRELPGTERVLTTSPSRQLVGRTFSDGSATHTLQPPESPYLGRRGLESMRELPPLSPALSRRALSPMPSRNTPDPKLTREVAESPRPRRWAAHGISPEDFSLTLGVRGRRTRSPSPTLGESLAPRKSNFSGRLSPAYSLGSLTGASPRQSPRAQRKLSSGDLVTRERKNSITEISDNEDDLLEYHRRQRQERLREQEMERLERQRLETILNLCAEYSRADGGPEAGELPSIGEATAALALAGRRPSRGLSGATGASGRSNEDPGGASQRLWESVERSDEENLKEECSSTESTQQEHEDAPSSKLQGEVLALEEERAQVLGRVEQLKVRVKELDQQLQESAREAEMERALLQGEKEAERALLQKEQKAADQLQEKLVTLETGIQKERDKERAELATGRRHLEARQALYAELQTQLDNCPESVREQLQEQLRREAEDLETETKLFEDLEFQQLERESRLEEERELAGQGLLRSKAELLRSVAKRKERLAVLDSQAGQIRAQAVQESERLARDKNASLQLLQKEKEKLTMLERRYISLTGGRPFPKTTSTLKEVYRSKMDGEATSPLPRTRSGPLPSSSGSSSSSSQLSVATLGRSPSPKSALLTQNGTGSLPRNLAATLQDIETKRQLALQQKGQQVIEEQRRRLAELKQKAAAEAQCQWDALHGAGPFPAGPSGFPPLMHHSILHHLPAGRERGEDSEHAYDTLSLESSDSMETSISTGGNSACSPDNMSSASGLDVGKIEEMEKMLKEAHVEKSRLMESREREIELRRQALEEERKRREQVERRLQSESARRQQLVEKEVKMREKQFSQARPLTRYLPIRKEDFDLKTHIESSGHGVDTCLHVVLSSKVCRGYLVKMGGKIKSWKKRWFVFDRLKRTLSYYVDKHETKLKGIIYFQAIEEVYYDHLRSAAKSPNPALTFCVKTHDRLYYMVAPSAEAMRIWMDVIVTGAEGYTQFMN; the protein is encoded by the exons gcTGCATGTTGTGCCTGGGTCAGTCCACCTTCCTCCGCTTTAACCACCCAGCTGAAGCCAAGTGGATGAAAAGCATGATTCCTGCGGGGGGCCGGGCCCCGGGGCCCCCCTACAGTCCTGGCCCAG AATCAGAAAGCCTGGTGAATGGGAACCACACTCCACAGCCTATAGCCCGAGGACCCTCGGCCTGTGCCAGCCACAGTTCCCTGGTGAGCTCTATTGAGAAGGACCTGCAGGAAATCATGGATTCACTGGTGCTAGAGGAACCTGGAGTTGCTGGAAAGAAGCCTGCCACAACTTGCCCACTGGTGCCAATGGCTAACGGTGGTCGCTACCTGCTGTCCCCCCCAACCAGCCCTGGTGCCATGTCTGTGGGCTCCAGCTATGAGAACACCTCTCCAGCCTTCTCTCCACTTTCCTCACCAGCCAGCAGTGGAAGCTGTGCCAGCCACTCACCCAGTGGGCAGGAGCCAGCGCCTTCCATGCCCCCACTGGTGCCTGCCCGTTCCTCCAGCTACCATCTGGCTCTGCAGCCCCCACACTCCCGACCTAGTGGTGCCCGCTTTTCTGAGAGCCCGCGGCCGGGCAGGAAGGGGTGTCAAGAAAGgcctcccagccctggcctccGGGGTCTGCTGACAGACAGCCCTGCAGCTACTGTCTTGGCGGAGGCGTGCAGAACCACTGAGAGCCCCCGGCTAGGTGGGCAGCTGCCTCTGGTGGCTATCAGCCTGAGTGAATGCTCAGCTTCCAGTGCCCACAGCCAACCCACCAGCATTCCTGGCAGCCCCAAGTTCCAGCCTCCAGTCCCTGCTCCCCGAAACAAGATTGGCACACTTCAGGACCGCCCTCCCAGCCCTTTCCGTGAGCTGCCAGGCACTGAGCGGGTGTTGACAACCAGCCCCTCACGCCAGCTGGTGGGCCGAACATTTTCAGATGGGTCAGCCACCCACACCCTGCAGCCTCCTGAGAGTCCCTACCTGGGCCGGCGGGGCCTGGAGAGTATGCGAGAACTCCCTCCCTTGAGCCCGGCTTTATCCAGAAGGGCTCTTTCCCCCATGCCCTCCCGGAATACCCCAGATCCCAAACTAACCAGGGAAGTGGCAGAGAGTCCCCGACCCCGGCGCTGGGCAGCCCATGGGATTTCACCAGAAGACTTCTCCCTGACATTGGGGGTGCGGGGCCGTAGGACACGGAGCCCTTCACCCACACTCGGCGAGTCCCTCGCACCCCGCAAGAGCAACTTCAGTGGCAGGCTGAGCCCAGCCTATAGTCTGGGTTCTTTGACTGGGGCTTCACCCCGCCAGAGCCCCCGTGCCCAGAGGAAGCTCTCCAGTGGGGACTTAGTCACTCGAGAGCGGAAAAATAGCATCACAGAGATCAGTGACAATGAGGACGACCTCCTGGAGTACCACCGGCGGCAGCGCCAGGAGCGGCTTCGGGAGCAGGAGATGGAGAGGCTG GAACGCCAGCGCCTGGAGACCATCCTGAACCTGTGTGCTGAGTACAGCCGGGCTGACGGGGGACCTGAGGCTGGGGAGCTGCCTAGCATTGGGGAGGCCACGGCAGCACTGGCACTGGCAGGCCGCAGACCCTCACGAGGCCTTTCAGGGGCCACTGGGGCCTCTGGGCGGAGCAACGAGGATCCTGGAGGTGCCAGCCAACGTCTGTGGGAGAGTGTGGAACGCTCAGATGAGGAAAATCTTAAGGAGGAGTGCAGTAGCACTGAGAGCACCCAGCAggag CATGAAGATGCACCCAGCTCGAAGCTCCAGGGAGAGGTGCTGGCCCTCGAAGAGGAGCGGGCTCAGGTGCTAGGGAGAGTGGAGCAGCTCAAGGTCCGCGTGAAGGAGCTGGACCAGCAGCTGCAGGAGTCGGCCCGAGAG GCTGAAATGGAGCGGGCGCTGCTGCAGGGCGAGAAGGAGGCAGAACGGGCACTGCTGCAGAAAGAGCAGAAGGCAGCAGACCAGCTGCAGGAGAAGCTGGTGACCTTGGAGACGGGCATCCAAAAGGAGAGGGACAAG GAGAGGGCGGAGCTGGCCACGGGACGGAGGCACCTGGAGGCCCGCCAGGCGCTCTACGCTGAGCTCCAGACGCAGCTCGATAACTGCCCCGAGTCAGTGCGGGAACAGTTACAGGAGCAGCTGAGAAGG GAGGCAGAGGATCTGGAAACCGAGACAAAGCTCTTTGAGGACTTGGAGTTCCAGCAGCTGGAGCGGGAGAGCCGCCTGGAGGAGGAGCGGGAGCTGGCCGGGCAGGGGCTGCTCCGCAGCAAGGCTGAGCTGCTGCGCAGCGTCGCTAAGCGGAAG GAGCGCCTGGCAGTCCTGGATAGTCAGGCTGGGCAGATCCGGGCTCAGGCTGTGCAAGAATCTGAGCGCTTGGCCCGGGACAAGAACGCTtccctgcagctgctgcagaAG gagaaggagaaattgacAATGTTGGAAAGAAGATACATCTCACTCACTGGGGGCAGGCCTTTTCCGAAGACCACATCGACCCTCAAAGAG GTTTACCGCTCCAAGATGGATGGTGAGGCCACCAGTCCCCTGCCCCGCACCCGCAGTGgccccctcccttcttcctctggttcttcttcctcctcctcccagctcagCGTGGCTACCTTGGGCCGTAGCCCCTCCCCAAAG AGTGCTCTGCTCACCCAGAATGGTACAGGCAGCCTTCCTCGCAACCTGGCAGCCACGTTGCAGGACATTGAGACCAAGCGCCAACTGGCCCTGCAGCAGAAGG GGCAGCAGGTGATTGAGGAGCAGCGGCGGCGACTGGCTGAGCTGAAGCAGAAAGCAGCAGCCGAGGCCCAGTGCCAGTGGGACGCCCTGCATGGGGCGGGCCCCTTCCCAGCAGGTCCCTCGGGCTTCCCACCCCTCATGCACCACTCCATCCTGCATCACCTGCCAGCTGGGCGGGAGCGTGGAGAGGACAGCGAGCACGCCTATGATACACTGAGCCTGGAGAGCTCTGACAGCATGGAGACCAGCATCTCCACAGGAGGCAACTCTGCCTGCTCTCCCGACAACATGTCCAG TGCAAGTGGCCTAGACGTGGGGAAGATCGAGGAGATGGAAAAGATGCTGAAAGAAGCTCATGTGGAGAAGAGCCGGCTCATGGAGTCAAGG GAGCGGGAGATAGAGCTACGGCGGCAGgccctggaggaggagaggaagaggagggagcaaGTGGAACGGAGGCTGCAGAGTGAGAGTGCTAGGAGGCAGCAGCTGGTGGAGAAGGAAGTCAAGATGCGAGAGAAACAGTTTTCTCAG GCACGACCTCTGACCCGTTACCTGCCAATCCGGAAGGAGGACTTTGACTTGAAGACCCACATCGAGTCGTCAGGCCATGGCGTCGACACCTGCCTGCACGTGGTGCTCAGCAGCAAG GTCTGCCGTGGCTACTTGGTCAAGATGGGCGGCAAGATTAAATCATGGAAGAAGCGCTGGTTTGTCTTCGACCGGCTCAAGCGCACCCTTTCCTATTATGTGG ACAAGCATGAGACGAAATTGAAGGGGATCATCTATTTCCAGGCCATTGAGGAGGTATACTATGACCACCTTCGTAGTGCAGCCAAG AGCCCGAACCCAGCCCTCACTTTCTGTGTGAAGACCCATGACCGGCTGTACTACATGGTGGCCCCATCTGCAGAGGCCATGCGCATCTGGATGGATGTCATTGTAACAGGGGCTGAGGGCTACACTCAGTTCATGAACTGA